One genomic region from Cellulomonas hominis encodes:
- a CDS encoding (deoxy)nucleoside triphosphate pyrophosphohydrolase: MTPPVLVVAAALVDDLDAPTALLAARRRQPVSLAGRWEFPGGKVEPGEDPEAALHREIREELGVGLTLGTELPGPDDGCWRLSDRYVMRLWLAAVAEGEPEPLVEHDALLWLPRGEWLTVPWLDADVRIVSALAAATETGDRLPDPR; the protein is encoded by the coding sequence ATGACCCCGCCCGTCCTCGTCGTCGCCGCGGCGCTGGTCGACGACCTCGACGCCCCGACCGCCCTGCTGGCCGCCCGCCGGCGGCAGCCCGTGAGCCTGGCGGGCCGGTGGGAGTTCCCCGGCGGGAAGGTCGAGCCGGGCGAGGACCCGGAGGCGGCGCTGCACCGGGAGATCCGGGAGGAGCTCGGCGTCGGGCTGACGCTCGGGACGGAGCTCCCCGGGCCCGACGACGGGTGCTGGCGGCTGAGCGACCGGTACGTGATGCGGCTCTGGCTGGCCGCCGTCGCGGAGGGCGAGCCGGAGCCGCTGGTCGAGCACGACGCCCTGCTGTGGCTGCCCCGCGGGGAGTGGCTGACGGTGCCGTGGCTGGACGCGGACGTGCGGATCGTGTCGGCCCTGGCGGCCGCGACGGAGACCGGCGACCGCCTGCCGGACCCACGCTGA
- a CDS encoding ABC transporter substrate-binding protein, whose translation MSRSRTTASVVVAAMVLSATLACSSGGAQQEPTVNADGSTPMEMWIFGELHGALYEQMADRWNELNPDRQIDLELTVYPYQDMHNKLQLAANSGAGMPDLADIEVTKFANFVRGDNPPLMDLSQAAEPYRDDIVEARLELYSRDDALYGYPTHVGAFVTFYNTELLEAAGIDYTTIETWDDFAAAGAEYSAATGKAFGTANTDVFFVEPLVIAQNGGSLFAEDGTVQVDSAEVVSSMEMMQDMVESGAISPIPGSSPDDEEAYGAIGRGDFAAIVYPAWYTSRFVDYMPDLAGKIAIAPAPVVAGSDTATIGGGGTGTAVSASSPVKDLAAEWLAFAKLSPEANVAVWEILGFDPVNMSVWDDDAVTKNPDNAFNQYFTTNLFDVLNEVKDGIGHFDSFSSPDLPPVNSRFGTVTLAEIYEGGVPAREALEQAQQELQNELRQG comes from the coding sequence ATGTCCAGAAGCAGGACGACGGCGTCCGTGGTCGTGGCCGCGATGGTGCTCTCCGCGACCCTGGCGTGCTCGAGCGGCGGCGCGCAGCAGGAGCCGACGGTGAACGCCGACGGGTCGACCCCGATGGAGATGTGGATCTTCGGCGAGCTGCACGGTGCGCTGTACGAGCAGATGGCCGACCGCTGGAACGAGCTCAACCCCGACCGGCAGATCGACCTCGAGCTCACGGTCTACCCGTACCAGGACATGCACAACAAGCTGCAGCTGGCCGCGAACTCCGGGGCGGGGATGCCGGATCTCGCCGACATCGAGGTCACCAAGTTCGCGAACTTCGTGCGGGGCGACAACCCGCCGCTGATGGACCTGTCGCAGGCGGCGGAGCCGTACCGCGACGACATCGTGGAGGCGCGCCTCGAGCTGTACAGCCGCGACGACGCGCTCTACGGCTACCCGACGCACGTGGGCGCGTTCGTGACCTTCTACAACACCGAGCTCCTCGAGGCCGCCGGCATCGACTACACGACGATCGAGACCTGGGACGACTTCGCCGCGGCCGGGGCCGAGTACAGCGCCGCGACGGGCAAGGCGTTCGGCACGGCCAACACCGACGTCTTCTTCGTGGAGCCGCTGGTGATCGCCCAGAACGGCGGTTCGCTGTTCGCGGAGGACGGCACCGTCCAGGTCGACAGCGCGGAGGTGGTGTCGTCCATGGAGATGATGCAGGACATGGTCGAGTCCGGGGCGATCTCGCCGATCCCCGGCTCGAGCCCGGACGACGAGGAGGCCTACGGCGCGATCGGACGGGGCGACTTCGCGGCCATCGTCTACCCGGCCTGGTACACGTCGCGGTTCGTCGACTACATGCCCGACCTGGCGGGGAAGATCGCGATCGCGCCCGCGCCCGTCGTCGCCGGATCGGACACGGCGACCATCGGCGGCGGCGGCACGGGCACGGCGGTGTCGGCGAGCTCGCCGGTGAAGGACCTGGCGGCGGAGTGGCTCGCCTTCGCCAAGCTGTCCCCGGAGGCGAACGTCGCCGTCTGGGAGATCCTCGGCTTCGACCCGGTCAACATGTCCGTCTGGGACGACGACGCCGTGACCAAGAACCCCGACAACGCGTTCAACCAGTACTTCACGACGAACCTGTTCGACGTGCTGAACGAGGTCAAGGACGGCATCGGGCACTTCGACTCGTTCAGCAGCCCCGACCTGCCCCCGGTGAACAGCCGGTTCGGCACGGTCACGCTGGCCGAGATCTACGAGGGCGGCGTGCCGGCCCGCGAGGCCCTGGAGCAGGCGCAGCAGGAGCTGCAGAACGAGCTGCGACAGGGCTGA